The Stigmatella ashevillena genomic sequence CGAGCGGGTCTGCCCGTGGGCGTGCACCTCACCGGGCGGCCCTACGAGGAGCACCTCCTCTTGCGCCTGGGCCGCGTGGTGGAGCGGGCAGCCGAGCGCCGCACCCCGTCAACCCACGTCCGCGTCCTCGGCTGACCTGGCGGGGCAACTCTTTGTCTCGGGTCCCGATAACTCCCTGGAACCCGAGAATTCAGAGGACCTGACCATGGGCATCGACGGAGTGGGAAAGAGTGGCATCCGCCCGGTGGCACCGCGTCCCCCGGAGCCCCAAGCCGCACCCGTGGCCGCGAAGAACCAGGTGACCCGCCCCCTGGCGAGCGCGGACGTCTTCGAGGCGCGCGCCAAGGCCACGAGTTCCACGCCGAGCAACGCCAGCCTACCCCCCGTCCAGTCCAACACGGGCACGGTGCAAGCCGGCACGGTGGTGCTGGACGAGGCGACGAAGGTGGCGCGCGGGGCGTTGAAGATCGACCCCGAGGCCGATCCGAAGACGTATGACGGCATGTACCTGGGTTCGGACGGCTACGCGTACCCGCCGGACAAGTTCTCCGTGTCGGAGGTGCCGCCGTTCCGGCCGGAGACGCCCGTCGCCAGCCCGACGCCGACGACGTACCACGTCAACGGCATCCAGACCCCACAGGGCAGCGCCACGAGCGAGGCCCAGAAGATGGCGAACGAGACGGGCACCAACGTGGTGCCCATCTACAACGCCACGGAGAGCCTGGCCGAGGACGTCGCGCAGACGGGCATGGATCGGCTGGGCCTGGGCGACAACAAGGCGGCGCAGACGCTGGCGGACGCCATCTACAACGACCTGCAGGCGGGCTTGAAGGTCAACGTCACCGGCTACAGCCAGGGTGGCGCCATCGTGTCCAGTGCGCTGCGGGAGGTGGACAACCGCATCAAGGACGACATGGGCGGCTTCTGGGGCAACCTGCCCATCTTCGGGGACGACAACCGGAAGAAGCGCGAGGAACTGCTCGGCAACGTGAACGCCACCATGTTCGCGGGTGCGGGAAAGACGTTCCCAGACGGGCCGAACTACACGTTCTACGTCAACAACCAGGACCCCGTGCCGACGTGGCTGGGCTCGCACGAGTTCAACCCCGTCACGGACATCGTCAGCGGCATCGTGTCCGGCCTGTTCCCGGGCATCGGCGCCATCAACGGCGGCTCGTCCATGCAGGCCCCGGAAGGCGCGACCATCCACACCTTCGACTCCCCGGGGGCGAGCGGAGAGGTGTTCGGCACCGACGGCAAGCACGGCATCGACACGTACCTGGGGAACATCCAGGACGCGGCCTGACGCAGGTGAAGCGCACGGCGCTCCAGGAGCAAGGCTCTCGGAGCGCCACTCACACCAAACCAGCACGTCCTTGAAGCGAGCCCGGGAAGCTCAGCGCCCCAGGAAGTGGGCGGGGCGTCGCTCGGCGAAGGCGGAGAAGGCTTCGGCAAGGTCATGTGACTGGAGGAACGCGGAGTTCCACACGGCGACGTAGCGCAGGCCATCTGCCGTGGACTTGTCGGCGCAGTACTCCATCACCTGCTTGGCGCCCTGGACGACCAGGGGCGGGTTGTCGGCGATACGACGCGCGGTGGCACGGGCCTGCGTGAGCAGTTCCTCGGGTGACGCGAAGACCTCATTGACGAGGCCCATGCGGAGGGCGCGCTCCGAGTCCACGTCTCCTCCGGTGTAGGCCAGCTCGCGCGTGTGTCCCTCGCCGATGATGCGCGGCAGGCGCTGGAGGGCGCCAAGGTCCGCGACGATGCCGATCTTCACCTCGCGCAAAGAGAACTTCGCCTCGCGGGAGCAGTAGCGGAAGTCACACGCGGCGATGAGATCCATGCCTCCGCCGATGCACCAGCCATGCACGGCGGCGATGAAGGGCTTGCGACAGCGGGCAACGCCTTCGGTGGCCTGCTGCATGTCACCAATCAGCTTGAGCAGCTTCGTGCGCTCCAGGGCGAGGTTGTTGTCTCCGGTGAGCAGCGGCCCCAGGGACTCCATCATCCCCGTCAGGTCCAAGCCGTAGGTGAAGTGGTTGCCATGGCCGCGCACCAGCACCACGCGGACGGAGTCATCGGCCTCCAGGTCACGCAAGGCCTCTGGCATCTCCCGCCAGAAGTCCGGTCCCATGGCGTTGCCACGTCCCGGGCCCAAGAGAACCAGCTCGGCGACTCCGTCCGCCTTCTCGATGCGCAGCGACTTGTATGCAGCGTCCATGACGGCCTCCCGCGAGAGTGCGCGAACCGTACCTCACTCGCCCCTCCAGCCCCAACCGGGAGCGATGCCGAATCCAAGATGACCTGCTTCGGCCAGACCACGGTGCGTCTGCCACTTTGCGTGACACCTTTTTCTTGAAGATGATGTGCCTTTTCTCTCCCTTTGCCTGGAGCACCCATTGGCTCTCAACAGCTACCTCACCCTCGGCCACTCTGGCTTGCGCGTCAGCCCCTTCTGCCTCGGTACCATGACGTTCGGCGAAGATCTTGGCTGGGGCAGCAGCGTCGAGACCTCCAATGGCATCATGGACCGCTTCATCGAACGCGGAGGCAACTTCCTCGATACCGCGAACCAGTACACGCGAGGCCACTCGGAGAAAATCATTGGCGATCACCTCGGCAAGACTCCGAGCAAGCGCCACCGCGTCGTCATCGCCACCAAGTTCTTCAGCAACCTCTTCCCGGGAGACCCCAACGGCGGTGGCACGGGGCGCAAGTCCCTGATGGCGGCGTGCGATGAGTCCCTGCGCCGACTGCAGACGGACTACATCGACTTGTACTGGATGCACCTCCATGACGCGAATACGCCCATCGAGGAGACGATGCGGGCGCTGGACGACTTGGTGAGGGTGGGCAAGGTCCGCTACATCGGCTTCTCGGATACGCCGGCGTGGAAGGTGGCGCAGGCGCAGCTCCTGGCGCAGTTCAAGGGCTGGTCGCCCCTGATCGCCTTGCAGATCGAGTACTCGCTGCTGGAGCGCACCGTGGAGGGAGAGCTGACCCCGATGGCACGGGAGCTGGGGTTGGGCATCACCCCGTGGTCGCCACTCAAGGGCGGAGTGCTCAGCGGCAAGTACACGCGCCAGAACGCGGGCAAGCTGAAGGCCGACCGCGGCATGTGGGTGGAGGGCAACCTCAGCGAGAAGGCGTACGCCATCATCGAAGTGTTGCAAAATGTAGCCCAGGAGCTGAACTCCAC encodes the following:
- a CDS encoding aldo/keto reductase; translated protein: MALNSYLTLGHSGLRVSPFCLGTMTFGEDLGWGSSVETSNGIMDRFIERGGNFLDTANQYTRGHSEKIIGDHLGKTPSKRHRVVIATKFFSNLFPGDPNGGGTGRKSLMAACDESLRRLQTDYIDLYWMHLHDANTPIEETMRALDDLVRVGKVRYIGFSDTPAWKVAQAQLLAQFKGWSPLIALQIEYSLLERTVEGELTPMARELGLGITPWSPLKGGVLSGKYTRQNAGKLKADRGMWVEGNLSEKAYAIIEVLQNVAQELNSTVARVALAWVQSRPGVASTIIGARTLEQFDNNLGALELTLTPQQVATLDEASKPALNFPAGLLPNAPMIMHPGLTVNGITAPPFSMAPPSDQERW
- a CDS encoding crotonase/enoyl-CoA hydratase family protein, whose product is MDAAYKSLRIEKADGVAELVLLGPGRGNAMGPDFWREMPEALRDLEADDSVRVVLVRGHGNHFTYGLDLTGMMESLGPLLTGDNNLALERTKLLKLIGDMQQATEGVARCRKPFIAAVHGWCIGGGMDLIAACDFRYCSREAKFSLREVKIGIVADLGALQRLPRIIGEGHTRELAYTGGDVDSERALRMGLVNEVFASPEELLTQARATARRIADNPPLVVQGAKQVMEYCADKSTADGLRYVAVWNSAFLQSHDLAEAFSAFAERRPAHFLGR